The following is a genomic window from Gymnodinialimonas ceratoperidinii.
CAGCGTCGAAGGGCAGAGCCTGATCGGAACCGGAGAGACCTTCGACATTCCCGCCGATCAGATCCTCAAGGCCATCGGTCAGACCCTCGCGAACGCACCAGAGACGGTTGCGATCGAAGGCGGCAAGATCGCGGTGTCGGGGCCGGGCCGCACCTCGCTCGACGGGGTCTGGGCCGGTGGCGACTGCGCGGCCGGGGGCGATGACCTGACGGTGACCGCCGTGGCCGAAGGGCGCGACGCGGCCGAAGATATTCACGCGAGGCTGACGCAATGATCAGCCAAACCCTCTCCTCCTCATCCATCCAGCCACAGCCGACGACCCGCCCGGTCGCTGCGCCGTGCCAGACCGACTAACCGGAGACCGAACCCATGGCTGACCTCACCTCCAACTTCATCGGCATCTCATCGCCCAACCCCTTCTGGCTCGCCTCCGCGCCGCCGACGGACAAGGAATACAACGTGCGCCGCGCCTTCGAGGCCGGTTGGGGCGGCGTCGTCTGGAAAACGCTCGGCTCCGAGGGGCCGCCCGTGGTCAACGTCAACGGCCCGCGCTACGGGGCGATCCACGGGGCCGACCGGCGGCTGCTGGCGCTTAACAACATCGAGCTGATCACCGACCGGGACCTCTACACCAACCTCGAGGAAATCAAACGCGTGAAGGCCGACTACCCGGACCGCGCGATCATCGTCTCGATCATGGTGCCTTGCGAGGAGGAGGCGTGGAAAGCGATCCTGCCGCTGGTGGAAGAGACCGGGGCCGATGGGATCGAGCTGAACTTCGGCTGCCCCCATGGCATGTCCGAGCGCGGCATGGGCGCGGCGGTGGGGCAGGTGCCGGAATACATCGAGATGGTGACCCGCTGGTGCAAGCAATACTACTCCAAGCCTGTCATCGTGAAGCTGACCCCCAACATCACCGACATCCGTAAGCCCGCCGAGGCCGCGCATCGGGGCGGGGCGGACGCGGTTTCGCTGATCAACACGATCAACTCCATCACCTCGGTCAACCTCGACACGATGTCGCCCGAGCCGTCGATTGACGGAAAGGGCTCCCACGGCGGGCTCTGCGGCCCGGCGGTCAAGCCCATTGCCATGTCGATGGTGTCCGAAATCGCGCGCAATGCCGAGACCCGCAACCTGCCGATCTCGGGCATTGGCGGTGTCACCACGTGGCGCGACGCGGCAGAGTTCATGTCGCTCGGCGCTGGGAACGTGCAGGTCTGCACCGCCGCGATGACTTACGGCTTCAAGATCGTGCAGGAGATGATCTCGGGCCTGTCGCAATACCTCGACGAAAAGGAAATGTCGCTCGATGACCTCGTCGGCCGCGCCGTGCCGAACGTGACCGATTGGCAGTACCTGAACCTCAATTACGTCGCCAAGGCGCGGATCGACCAGGACCTCTGCATCGCGTGCGGCCGCTGCTATGCCGCTTGCGAAGACACGTCGCACCAAGCCATCGGTATGTCCGCGGACCGGGTGTTCGAGGTGCTGGATGACGAATGCGTCGCCTGCAACCTCTGCGTCAACGTCTGCCCGGTCGAGGACTGCATCACGATGGTGGAGTTGGCACCCGGAACGCTGGACGAGCGCACGGGCCAGCCTGTCCGGCCGGAATACGCCAATTGGACGACGCACCCCAACAATCCCGGACGGGTAGAGGCGGCTGAATGATCGACCGGCTCGACCACGTGAACCTGCGCACGGCGCAGCTTGATGCGATGATCGCGTGGTACGAGCATATCTTGCAGCTGAGAAGCGGCCCCCGTCCGGGGTTCCCGTTTCCCGGCGCATGGATGTATGCGGGCGAGATGCCGGTCGTGCATCTGGTCGGCGTCGAACAGGCGCCGCCCACGGCCGATAACCTGGCGCTGGAACACGCCGCCTTCAGCGCCAAGGGGCTGCGGGAATTCGTGGCGCGCTTGCAAGAGGCGGGCGAGGCCATGCGTCTGGTGCGGGTGCCGGACATGCCCTTGGTTCAGGTTAACGTCTGGGATCCGGACGGGAACCACCTGCATATCGATTTTCACGCTTCCGAGGCTGACGGCCTCGACTTCGAAGAGTTCAACACGTCGCAGATCAAGGCGTAAGCAGTCGCGAGAACAGCGTGCCGAGGAAGATCTCGGCCTCGTCCAGCGGATCGCGCGCCTCTCCCAAAACCGCCCTGATCTGGGCATCGAAATCGGCATAATGCTGGGTCAGCGACCAGATCGAAAAGATCAGATGATGCGGGTCCGAGGGCGCGATCTTGCCCGCCTCCATCCAGCCGCGGATAACTTCGGCTTTCTCATCCACCAGAGGGCGCAGATCGGACCGCAGGCCGTCAGACATGCGCGGCGCGCCTTGCACGATTTCTTGCGCGAACAATCTGGATTCGCGCGGAAAATCGCGGCTCATCTGCAATTTGCGGCGCACGTAGGCGAGCAACTCCTCCTGCGGATCGCCGTCCGCACGCAAGGCCCGCAGAGGCGCGAGCCACTTGTCCACGAGGCCCGCCAGTAGCGTTACGTGGATCTCTTCCTTCGAGGCAAAGTAATAGAGCAGGTTCGGCTTCGAGAGCCCCGCCTCCTTGGCGATGGCGTCCAGCGTCGACCCGCGGAAACCATGGGCAGAGAAAACCTCCAGCGCCGCGCCGAGCACGAGGGCGCGGTTTTTTTCCTGGATGCGGGTGCGGGGTCTGGGAGCGTTCATCGGTCTGCCTGTATTTTTGGTGCCCAATAGCGCGGCAGATGCCCCGTTGAAATGGTTAAACCGTCCAACTTGGAGGGGCGAGGCGCCGCGACGCGAATGTTTGTGACTGCAAATGGATCGTTAACGTTGACTGGCACGATTCATTTGCTAGCGTGCTCTTGACCATTTGGTCAAAAGATTTCGCGCAACACGCGTGTGACTTAAAAATCATGCCGCCTCGATCAGGGGCAGGGGGAATAGCCATGGCTCTCGACCGCAGCAACCCGGTCCCCAACGACCTCAGCGCCTTCTGGATGCCGTTTTCGTCCAATCGCCAGTTCAAGAAGCAGCCGCGGATGTTCGTGGGCGCGGACAAGATGCATTACACCACCGCCGACGGGCGGCAGGTGCTGGACGGTACCGCCGGCCTTTGGTGCTGCAACGCGGGCCACAACCAGCCGCGCATTGTCGAGGCGATCCAGAAGCAGGCCGCCGAGATGGATTACGCGCCGGCCTTCCAGATGGGTCACCCCAAGGCGTTTGAGCTCGCCAACCGCCTGCGCGACATGGCGCCCAAGCCTTTCGAGCATGTTTTCTACACCAACTCCGGCTCGGAAAGCGTTGAGACCGCTCTGAAAATCGCCATCGCCTACCAGCGCGCCATCGGCCAAGGCTCCCGTACCCGGCTGATCGGGCGCGAGCGGGGCTATCATGGTGTGAACTTCGGCGGCATCAGCGTGGGCGGCATCGTCAACAACCGCAAGGTGTTCGGCTCACTCCTGACCGGCGTGGACCACCTGCCGCATACGCATCTGCCGGACCAGAACCGCTTCGTGAAGGGTCAGCCCGAACATGGCGCGCATCTGGCCGAAGAACTCGAGCGGATCGTGGCGCTCCACGGCGCCGAGACCATCGCGGCCTGCATCGTCGAACCGATGGCAGGCTCCACCGGCGTGCTGATGCCGCCCAAGGGCTACCTCGAGAAGCTGCGCGAGATCTGCACGAAGCACGGCATCATCCTTATCTTCGACGAGGTGATCACCGGCTTTGGGCGTCTGGGCTCCAGCTTCGCGGCTGAGCATTACAACGTGATGCCGGACCTCATCACCACCGCCAAGGGCCTGACGAATGGTGTCATTCCCATGGGCGCGGTGCTGGCGACTAAAGAGATCCACGACGCCTTCATGACCGGGCCGGAGCACCTGATCGAGCTCTTCCACGGGTACACCTATTCCGGCAATCCCGTCGCCTCGGCCGCCGGACTCGCGACGCTGGAGACGTACAAGGAGGATGGCCTGTTTGAGCGCGCGGCCGAACTGGCACCCTATTGGGCCGACGGGGTCCACTCCCTGCGCGATTGCCCCCATGTGATCGACATCCGGTCCGAGGGTCTGATCGGCGCGATCGAGCTGGAGCCCATCGCGAGCGAGCCGACCAAGCGCGCCTTCCAGGCGTTCCTCGACTGCTATGACAAGGGCGTTTTGATCCGGACTACGGGTGACATCATCGCCATGTCCCCGCCGCTCATCATCTCGAAAAGCGAAATAGATCAACTGTTTGGCACCCTGCGCGACGTGTTGCAAAACTTGCAGTAGAACGTCGAGCGCCTCTCCGACCAAAGCCAGCATCCGAAGGACCACCACCATGCCAGCCCCCGCAGAAAACATGAAAATCAACGGCGAGCGTCTTTGGGACAGCCTGATGGAGATGGCCAAGATCGGGCCGGGCATCGCGGGTGGCAACAATCGTCAGACCCTGACCGACGAGGACAGCGAGGGGCGGCACCTGTTCAAGAAATGGTGTGACGACGCGGGCTGCACCATGGGCGTCGACCAGATGGGCAATATGTTTGCGCGCCGCGAGGGCACCGACCCCGACGCGCTGCCGGTCTACGTGGGCAGCCACCTCGACACGCAGCCC
Proteins encoded in this region:
- the preA gene encoding NAD-dependent dihydropyrimidine dehydrogenase subunit PreA: MADLTSNFIGISSPNPFWLASAPPTDKEYNVRRAFEAGWGGVVWKTLGSEGPPVVNVNGPRYGAIHGADRRLLALNNIELITDRDLYTNLEEIKRVKADYPDRAIIVSIMVPCEEEAWKAILPLVEETGADGIELNFGCPHGMSERGMGAAVGQVPEYIEMVTRWCKQYYSKPVIVKLTPNITDIRKPAEAAHRGGADAVSLINTINSITSVNLDTMSPEPSIDGKGSHGGLCGPAVKPIAMSMVSEIARNAETRNLPISGIGGVTTWRDAAEFMSLGAGNVQVCTAAMTYGFKIVQEMISGLSQYLDEKEMSLDDLVGRAVPNVTDWQYLNLNYVAKARIDQDLCIACGRCYAACEDTSHQAIGMSADRVFEVLDDECVACNLCVNVCPVEDCITMVELAPGTLDERTGQPVRPEYANWTTHPNNPGRVEAAE
- a CDS encoding VOC family protein; the encoded protein is MIDRLDHVNLRTAQLDAMIAWYEHILQLRSGPRPGFPFPGAWMYAGEMPVVHLVGVEQAPPTADNLALEHAAFSAKGLREFVARLQEAGEAMRLVRVPDMPLVQVNVWDPDGNHLHIDFHASEADGLDFEEFNTSQIKA
- a CDS encoding TetR family transcriptional regulator C-terminal domain-containing protein, producing the protein MNAPRPRTRIQEKNRALVLGAALEVFSAHGFRGSTLDAIAKEAGLSKPNLLYYFASKEEIHVTLLAGLVDKWLAPLRALRADGDPQEELLAYVRRKLQMSRDFPRESRLFAQEIVQGAPRMSDGLRSDLRPLVDEKAEVIRGWMEAGKIAPSDPHHLIFSIWSLTQHYADFDAQIRAVLGEARDPLDEAEIFLGTLFSRLLTP
- a CDS encoding aspartate aminotransferase family protein, with the protein product MALDRSNPVPNDLSAFWMPFSSNRQFKKQPRMFVGADKMHYTTADGRQVLDGTAGLWCCNAGHNQPRIVEAIQKQAAEMDYAPAFQMGHPKAFELANRLRDMAPKPFEHVFYTNSGSESVETALKIAIAYQRAIGQGSRTRLIGRERGYHGVNFGGISVGGIVNNRKVFGSLLTGVDHLPHTHLPDQNRFVKGQPEHGAHLAEELERIVALHGAETIAACIVEPMAGSTGVLMPPKGYLEKLREICTKHGIILIFDEVITGFGRLGSSFAAEHYNVMPDLITTAKGLTNGVIPMGAVLATKEIHDAFMTGPEHLIELFHGYTYSGNPVASAAGLATLETYKEDGLFERAAELAPYWADGVHSLRDCPHVIDIRSEGLIGAIELEPIASEPTKRAFQAFLDCYDKGVLIRTTGDIIAMSPPLIISKSEIDQLFGTLRDVLQNLQ